The Meles meles chromosome 6, mMelMel3.1 paternal haplotype, whole genome shotgun sequence genome has a window encoding:
- the LOC123944215 gene encoding cytochrome c oxidase subunit 8A, mitochondrial-like, translated as MSLPTVQLLRGLTGLTRRLPVQRAQMHSKPPREELGTMDVAVGLTACFLCCLLPAGWVLSHLESYKKRE; from the exons ATGTCTTTGCCCACGGTGCAGCTGCTGAGGGGCCTGACGGGTCTCACCCGGAGGCTCCCGGTGCAGCGTGCCCAGATGCATTCCAAGCCGCCGCGGGAGGAGCTCGGGACCATG GATGTCGCTGTTGGGCTCACCGCCTGCTTCCTGTGTTGCCTCCTGCCAGCGGGTTGGGTCCTGTCGCATCTGGAGAGCTACAAGAAGCGGGAGTGA